In Leisingera methylohalidivorans DSM 14336, a single genomic region encodes these proteins:
- a CDS encoding phosphopentomutase, producing MPRAFLVVMDSVGIGGAPDAGTFFNGDLPDLGANTLAHIAQACAAGQADEGRSGPLHLPNMERLGLGAAMRLASSVPFPGLEAEPQGLWGCAREFSRGKDTPSGHWELAGLPVPWDWHYFPDRALSFPEDLSAFVAEQAGTDGILGNCHASGTVILDTLGAEHMRTGKPICYTSADSVFQIAAHEETFGLDRLLELCKAIAPRLHAMKVGRVIARPFLGSAKEGFTRTTNRRDYAITTPAPVLTNWVQDAGGRVHAIGKIGDIFSMSGIDTLKKGSDTRLMEYLFHAVETAEQGSLTFANFVEFDSMHGHTRDIPGYARALEWFDAEIGRLLGKLRKGDMLLLTADHGNDPSWPGSDHTREQVPVLIAGLDAGTIGQVKFADVAASIAAHLNVPAQGPGKSFL from the coding sequence ATGCCCCGTGCCTTTCTAGTGGTGATGGATTCCGTTGGCATCGGCGGTGCGCCGGATGCCGGGACCTTCTTCAACGGCGATCTGCCGGACCTTGGTGCCAATACGCTGGCCCATATCGCCCAGGCCTGCGCCGCCGGCCAGGCAGACGAGGGGCGCAGCGGCCCGCTGCATCTGCCGAACATGGAACGCCTTGGCCTTGGCGCCGCGATGCGGCTGGCGTCCTCCGTGCCGTTCCCGGGGCTGGAGGCAGAGCCGCAGGGCCTGTGGGGCTGTGCCCGCGAATTCAGCCGCGGCAAGGACACGCCCTCGGGCCATTGGGAGCTGGCAGGCTTGCCGGTGCCCTGGGACTGGCATTACTTCCCCGACCGGGCGCTGTCCTTTCCCGAGGACCTCAGCGCCTTTGTCGCCGAACAGGCGGGCACCGATGGCATCCTGGGCAACTGCCACGCCTCCGGCACAGTGATCCTCGACACCCTCGGCGCCGAACACATGCGGACGGGCAAGCCGATCTGCTACACCTCCGCTGACAGCGTTTTCCAGATTGCCGCGCATGAGGAAACGTTCGGCCTCGACCGCCTGCTGGAGCTTTGCAAAGCCATCGCCCCGCGCCTGCACGCAATGAAAGTGGGCCGGGTCATCGCGCGCCCCTTCCTTGGCTCGGCAAAAGAGGGTTTCACCCGCACCACCAACCGCCGCGACTATGCCATCACTACGCCAGCGCCGGTGCTGACCAACTGGGTGCAGGACGCAGGCGGCAGGGTCCATGCCATCGGCAAGATCGGCGACATCTTCTCCATGTCCGGCATCGACACCCTGAAAAAGGGCTCTGATACCAGGCTGATGGAGTATCTCTTTCATGCGGTGGAGACGGCGGAGCAGGGCAGCCTGACCTTTGCCAACTTTGTCGAGTTCGACAGTATGCACGGCCACACCCGCGACATCCCCGGCTATGCCCGCGCGCTGGAGTGGTTCGATGCGGAAATCGGCCGCCTGCTGGGCAAATTGCGCAAGGGCGATATGCTGCTGCTGACCGCCGATCATGGCAACGACCCCAGCTGGCCCGGCTCCGACCATACCCGCGAACAAGTGCCGGTGCTGATTGCGGGGCTTGACGCAGGCACCATCGGGCAGGTCAAATTCGCCGATGTGGCGGCCTCAATCGCTGCCCATCTGAATGTCCCGGCCCAGGGCCCCGGCAAAAGCTTTCTTTGA
- the upp gene encoding uracil phosphoribosyltransferase, with product MTDHLTVVDHPLVQHKLTLMRDKGTSTAGFRRLLREITQLLAYEITREMALTTTNIETPMEEMDAPILAGKKLALVSILRAGNGMLDGVLELIPSARVGFVGLYRDEETLEPVQYYFKAPEALEDRLVIAVDPMLATGNSSAAAIDLLKEAGANNIRFLCLLASPEGVARMKESHPDVPIVTASLDRQLNEKGYILPGLGDAGDRMFGTK from the coding sequence ATGACCGACCACCTGACTGTTGTTGATCACCCGCTTGTGCAGCACAAGCTGACCCTGATGCGGGACAAGGGCACATCCACGGCCGGCTTCCGCCGCCTGCTGCGTGAGATTACCCAGCTGCTGGCCTATGAAATCACCCGCGAAATGGCGCTGACCACCACCAACATCGAAACCCCGATGGAGGAGATGGACGCGCCGATCCTGGCCGGCAAGAAACTGGCGCTGGTGTCGATCCTGCGCGCGGGCAACGGCATGCTGGACGGGGTGCTGGAGCTGATCCCCTCGGCCCGCGTCGGCTTTGTCGGCCTGTACCGCGACGAGGAAACCCTGGAACCGGTGCAATATTACTTCAAAGCGCCCGAAGCGCTGGAAGACCGGCTGGTGATCGCTGTCGACCCGATGCTGGCGACCGGCAACAGCTCAGCCGCCGCCATCGACCTGTTGAAAGAGGCCGGCGCCAACAACATCCGTTTCCTCTGCCTGCTGGCCTCGCCCGAAGGCGTCGCGCGCATGAAGGAATCGCACCCGGATGTGCCGATCGTGACCGCCTCGCTCGACCGGCAGCTGAACGAGAAGGGATACATATTGCCCGGCCTGGGCGATGCCGGCGACCGGATGTTCGGCACCAAATGA
- a CDS encoding SPOR domain-containing protein has product MKITRIIALAIIAGISGAAGIQAQTLRETSPPAEFPPVSYTGKQYVDSRGCIYIRAGIDGNVAWVPRVSRSRKQICGYAPTKLAGTTRQQQAAPAPELITLEPGRQPAQSAAAAPAPAKRTPSAAKPAAAAPRVVTTAKPRRTPQSTSAGPAAAAAAAAPEPAAKRVVRVTPKPAPAPAVPAQAAAQPAAGGACAGLSDISRQYSNAAGVRCGPQAVPPVTYGGQGSGAQSSLRLTPNTRVVQTHIYQDRRLSNSFTVPRGYRPVWSDGRLNPQRAVRTVRPAVVTGSAQVPAGYLAVEREDGRLNRMRGVHTPEGDAQMARIWTDGVPRKLVQLPLDRPTLTLPRRARRSPAEAQPSGLRLSSRSAPQAVAPQQTAARLYVRAATFSDAGQATAAARRLAASGLPVRLGTVSRKGQPYKVVLAGPFRHQAKAAAALIKVQKAGFSGAKLGK; this is encoded by the coding sequence ATGAAAATAACTAGAATTATTGCACTGGCCATCATCGCGGGGATATCTGGCGCAGCAGGTATACAGGCGCAAACCCTGCGTGAAACCAGCCCGCCCGCCGAATTTCCGCCTGTCTCCTACACAGGTAAGCAATATGTGGACAGCCGCGGCTGTATCTACATCCGCGCAGGCATTGACGGCAATGTCGCCTGGGTTCCGCGCGTCTCCCGCTCGCGCAAGCAGATCTGCGGCTATGCGCCGACCAAGCTGGCAGGCACCACGCGGCAGCAGCAGGCGGCCCCGGCGCCGGAACTGATCACGCTGGAGCCAGGCCGCCAGCCCGCGCAATCGGCGGCAGCCGCGCCCGCTCCGGCAAAGCGGACACCGTCCGCAGCCAAACCTGCTGCTGCTGCGCCCAGGGTCGTCACCACGGCCAAGCCGCGCCGCACACCGCAATCCACCAGCGCCGGGCCCGCAGCCGCGGCGGCTGCTGCGGCACCGGAACCGGCAGCCAAGAGGGTCGTGCGCGTGACACCCAAGCCAGCCCCGGCGCCGGCAGTGCCCGCTCAGGCAGCAGCGCAGCCCGCAGCCGGAGGCGCTTGTGCCGGCCTTTCGGACATCAGCCGCCAATACTCAAATGCCGCCGGCGTGCGCTGCGGTCCGCAAGCTGTTCCGCCGGTGACTTACGGCGGGCAGGGCAGCGGCGCACAGTCCTCCTTGCGCCTCACCCCGAACACCCGCGTGGTGCAGACGCATATCTATCAGGACCGCCGGCTCAGCAACAGTTTCACGGTGCCCCGGGGCTACCGCCCGGTCTGGTCCGACGGGCGGCTGAACCCGCAGCGTGCGGTGCGTACCGTGCGCCCGGCAGTGGTGACCGGTTCTGCCCAAGTCCCGGCCGGCTATCTGGCTGTGGAACGTGAAGACGGCCGCCTGAACAGGATGCGCGGCGTGCACACGCCCGAGGGCGACGCGCAGATGGCGCGGATCTGGACCGATGGCGTGCCGCGCAAATTGGTGCAGCTTCCGCTGGACCGCCCCACGCTGACACTGCCGCGCAGAGCACGCCGCAGCCCGGCTGAAGCACAGCCCTCAGGTCTGCGCCTGTCCAGCCGCTCTGCCCCGCAGGCGGTTGCCCCGCAGCAGACCGCAGCGCGCCTCTATGTTCGGGCAGCAACCTTTTCCGATGCCGGGCAGGCAACAGCCGCCGCCCGCCGCCTTGCCGCTTCCGGACTGCCGGTGCGTCTTGGCACGGTCAGCCGTAAGGGGCAGCCCTACAAGGTGGTTCTTGCAGGCCCGTTCCGCCACCAGGCCAAGGCCGCTGCCGCACTGATCAAAGTGCAGAAGGCTGGCTTCTCCGGTGCCAAGCTGGGCAAGTAG
- a CDS encoding PACE efflux transporter: MRTAKDRFRHAILFEVLGLLLVTPVGAWLFHIPFQHFGAAALICSIVATLWNYVYNFAFDRVMQRQTGSTQKTVAQRILHAVMFELGLLLAMMPFLAWFLGVTLLEAFVMDIGFAGFYLVYAFVFNWVYDIVFPVPDAGAAEFANAG; this comes from the coding sequence ATGCGCACCGCCAAAGACCGTTTCCGCCATGCAATTTTATTTGAAGTGTTGGGCCTGCTGCTTGTCACGCCAGTCGGTGCCTGGCTGTTTCACATACCGTTCCAGCATTTCGGAGCGGCAGCCCTTATCTGTTCTATAGTCGCTACCCTGTGGAACTACGTCTATAACTTTGCTTTTGACCGCGTAATGCAGCGTCAGACAGGCAGCACTCAGAAGACGGTAGCACAGCGTATTCTGCACGCGGTTATGTTCGAACTGGGCCTGTTGCTGGCAATGATGCCGTTCCTGGCCTGGTTCCTGGGGGTGACCCTGCTGGAGGCCTTTGTGATGGATATCGGGTTTGCCGGCTTCTACCTCGTCTATGCCTTCGTCTTCAACTGGGTCTATGATATCGTCTTCCCGGTTCCAGACGCCGGGGCGGCCGAATTTGCAAATGCCGGCTGA
- a CDS encoding AMP-binding protein, producing the protein MGWMADETGLEKTAANYVPLTPLSHLQRAAQVFPEHLAVSYGKHRKTYAEYHARCSRLASGLVKLGVKPGDVVATLLPNLPAQAEAHFGVPACGAVLNTINTRLDVGTVAYIFGHGEAKAVLVDPQFLDLAEAAVEEMDGPAPVLIEVADDQASWHATGRHMDYEALLASGDPEFQWIMPEDEWESLALNYTSGTTGRPKGVVYHHRGAYLMTTGTVISWRMVLHPVYLTIVPLFHCNGWNHTWMMPLVGGTLVCCRDITAQNIYNAIHYEGVTHFGGAPIVLNMIVNALDEERRTFDHTVEVFTAGAPPAPATLSKIENLGFNVTHVYGLTETFGHVTECYWKAAEWDRLDSAGIAAKKARQGVAMPMLEPVVVRDSEHNTLPMDGESQGEIALRGNVVMKGYLKNPEATAEAFKGGYFNSGDLAVQHPDGYIQIADRAKDIIISGGENISSVEVEGVLMAHPDVLLAAVAAMPDAKWGEVPCAFVELKPGAAEDAAALIAFTRETLAGFKAPKKVVFQELPKTSTGKIQKFELRKIAKNL; encoded by the coding sequence ATGGGGTGGATGGCGGATGAAACCGGTCTGGAGAAGACCGCCGCGAATTATGTGCCGCTGACGCCGCTGTCGCATCTGCAGCGGGCGGCGCAGGTGTTTCCGGAACATCTGGCAGTCAGCTATGGCAAGCACCGCAAGACCTATGCCGAATACCACGCGCGCTGCAGCCGGCTGGCCTCGGGGCTGGTCAAGCTGGGTGTGAAGCCGGGGGACGTGGTGGCGACCCTGCTTCCGAACCTCCCGGCCCAGGCCGAGGCGCATTTCGGGGTGCCTGCCTGCGGGGCGGTGCTGAACACGATCAATACCCGGCTGGACGTGGGCACGGTGGCCTATATCTTCGGCCATGGCGAGGCCAAGGCGGTGCTGGTCGATCCGCAGTTCCTGGACCTGGCCGAGGCCGCGGTAGAGGAGATGGACGGCCCGGCCCCGGTTCTGATCGAGGTGGCGGACGATCAGGCATCCTGGCACGCAACCGGCCGGCACATGGACTATGAGGCGCTGCTGGCCAGCGGCGATCCTGAATTCCAGTGGATCATGCCAGAGGATGAATGGGAAAGCCTGGCGCTGAACTATACCTCCGGCACCACCGGGCGGCCCAAGGGCGTGGTTTACCACCACCGCGGCGCCTATCTGATGACCACCGGCACGGTGATCTCCTGGCGGATGGTGCTGCATCCGGTCTATCTGACCATCGTGCCGCTGTTCCATTGCAACGGCTGGAACCACACCTGGATGATGCCGCTGGTGGGCGGCACGCTGGTCTGCTGCCGCGATATCACAGCGCAGAACATTTATAACGCCATCCATTACGAGGGCGTCACCCATTTCGGCGGCGCGCCGATTGTGCTGAACATGATCGTCAACGCGCTGGACGAGGAACGCCGCACCTTTGACCACACGGTGGAGGTATTCACCGCTGGCGCGCCGCCTGCTCCGGCAACACTGTCGAAGATCGAGAACCTCGGCTTCAACGTCACCCATGTTTACGGGCTGACCGAAACCTTCGGTCATGTCACCGAATGCTATTGGAAAGCGGCCGAGTGGGACCGGCTGGACAGTGCCGGTATTGCCGCCAAAAAGGCGCGCCAGGGTGTCGCAATGCCAATGCTGGAGCCGGTGGTGGTGCGCGACAGCGAGCACAATACCCTGCCGATGGACGGCGAAAGCCAGGGCGAGATCGCCTTGCGCGGCAATGTGGTGATGAAGGGCTACCTGAAGAACCCCGAAGCCACTGCGGAGGCCTTCAAGGGCGGCTATTTCAACTCCGGCGATCTCGCGGTGCAGCACCCGGACGGCTATATCCAGATTGCGGACCGGGCCAAGGACATCATTATCTCGGGCGGGGAGAACATCTCCTCGGTCGAAGTGGAGGGCGTGCTGATGGCGCATCCGGATGTGCTGCTGGCCGCCGTCGCGGCAATGCCGGACGCGAAATGGGGCGAAGTGCCTTGTGCCTTTGTCGAGCTGAAACCCGGCGCCGCAGAAGACGCCGCGGCACTGATCGCCTTTACCCGCGAAACGCTGGCGGGCTTCAAGGCGCCCAAGAAAGTGGTGTTCCAGGAGCTGCCGAAAACCTCCACCGGCAAGATCCAGAAGTTCGAACTGAGGAAAATTGCCAAGAACCTGTAA